Sequence from the Lolium rigidum isolate FL_2022 unplaced genomic scaffold, APGP_CSIRO_Lrig_0.1 contig_59251_1, whole genome shotgun sequence genome:
gaagtcctttacagtatcaaggtgCCGTCTAGATTgtcatcaaatataaagggaattataaatatggcggagaaaaaattccaaaacctgaagtcgcatgactgccacattattatgacacAGCTGCTTCTGGTTGCACTGAGGGGGCTTCGCCgtgaaaatgttcgaatacccattgtgaagctatgtgcattccttaatgcaatatctcgaaggtaatcgatccagttagtcttccaaggttacggaaggatgtggtgcaatgtcttgttagctttgagttggtgtttccaccatctttcttcaatattatgacacatctcctggttcaccttgtcgaagagattgccatcctcggtcctgtctttctacacaatatgttccccttcgagaggttcatgggggtcttaaagaaatatgttcataaccgtgctaggccggaaggaagcatatccaagggctatggaacgagaggaggtcatcgagttacgtgttgactttattcccgaccttaagtcgattggtgttcctgaatcgcgacatgaggggcgactaagtggaaaaggcacgctagtaaggaaatcaatgatatgtagggacgacatttctttcactcaagcacactacacagttctacaaagttccaccttggtggccccgtatatcactgatcacaagaatattgtacgctccgaatatccggggcagtctgaagactggattacacataaacatatgcagacattcggcggttggctccgaacacatctcattaataacaacgatattggagatcagttgtacttgttggccgggtcaccatcttcgactatactgGCTTTCCAGGGGTACGCGATAAATGGAcataccttctacacgttcgcccaagataaaaagagcaccaaccaaaacagtggtgtccgcattgatgcaacaaacactaacagtggggaaaaggacacatattatggttacatagaggtgaTATGGGaagttgactatggaccttcttttaagatccctttgtttcgatgcaaatggttcaagcttgatggaaaaggggtaaaggtagaccagctgtacggaataacaacagtggatctcaacaatcttggttacagagacgaaccattcttcctagccaatgatgtggctcaggttttctatgtgaaggacatgtcctccagaccgaagaaaagaaaacataaggaaacgagctcatccgatgagccaaagcgtcacatagttctttcaggggaaagaaccatcgtgggagtcgaggacaagacagacatgtcagaagattataataagtttgctgaaattccgcccttcacagtgaacattgatccaaccatcgcgttaaatgctgaagatactccatggttacggtcgaagcgatcataatgtattaattattatcctgtaccttgatgagctcatattgtgaagcgtttgttgtgatatgtatcagtaacattggtcgtttgaactaaatgctctttccttcgagaagctcccggaagccctctttaccctgagctactggttgttgggtgtatatatactagcagcttccgagcgggacttgcgggaagagttactcgggcaaagcttccgaagatgtctaagacagccagccatctaagacatcttcgagaaggttcgccggagaggctctttccttcgaaagctcccggaagccctccttaccctgagctactggttgttgggtgtatactagcagcttccaagcgggacttgcgggaagagttactcgggtgaagcttccgaagatgtctaagacggccagccatctaagacatcttcgagaaacttcgccggagaggcttttccttcttggtcgttgcctctcaggctgctctctctactctccccggagggggctatatatagcaatgtgcctccaaataatccccccccccccagatgaggccaccccagataaggcaaacaccagataagcctccccagatttagcccccatctttagcaccggttccagccaggaaccggtataaaaggggtatataaactaatccatcatctttagcaccggttcaagccaggaaccaggataaaaggggtatataatcaaatccaccatctttagcaccggttcaagccaggaaccgggataaaaggggtatataatctaatccaccatctttagcaccggttcaagccaagAACCGGGAtacaaggggtatataaactaaagacaacgactttattgaaatttaacaagatacgttaactaaacttaaactaaaacaacgacaacgactttattaaaatttaacattaactaaatttaaactaaaataataacaacttctactagttcttccgcgcatccgttgctgccctcctggctgccgcctcctgccacAGCTCCTCCCCACGACGACGCTTATACATCTCCTCACTATCTAGATccgccacacgcggccgcttatgcagctcctggagactctgcctctcaaatgcttctatggtagccgctagcgccgcctcctcccactcctctatctctgcaAGCTGCATGACTCTTGTAAGGAAActactgggcgtcccccgggggatctgattccccagcccccgggtccccagccgtcggatcaaccattttgacgATTAGATTTgtatgtagcaaaaaaacatctTCCGGCAGCAAAAAACaccccggcagcaaatgactgaagcaaaaaatggttcgttcagaaaaagaaaataaaaaggctgggctcgccggagacctcgccggagaccacgtagcaaacatattacgcagatgtagcaaaaccgcaaataaattgtagcaaattttttttattcatatgctgcaaATCCTCTAAGACATCAACGGAGACATCGCCTGCAGCCGGTAGCAACGCCGCCTGAGGTTGCAGCAATTCCGTCCGTCCAGGACAGCAACGCCACAAGCTGCTAGTAGCAACGCCCTATGCCTATGGTAGCAAAGCATGCCTCCGGTGGTAGCAGAAAGCCACCCTTCACCGGTAGCAACACCAGAGATCTAGGGTAGCAAAGCTGGCCTCCGTCGGTAGCAACGCTAGAGACCTAAAGGTAGCAAAACTGGAATCCGCCGGTAGTGGCACCCAAATCTCTGCAGTCCGCCATGGTGGCCCTGGCCTGCGAGGGGATCTTCCGTCGACGCGGCTGCGACTCCAGTTGCCCGACGCTGCGACCCATCTGGAAGAAATAGGGGTGGTGGTTGGAGGGTGAGGCGGCGGCTGGGGGAAGAAGGCCTCCCTCGTCCATGGGGAAGAAGGTAGCCCATCGGCCGTGGAGAAGAAGATCGCCGGCTTGGCGGGTTGAGCGGTGGTGGCGCTCGACAAGGTGCCGGTGGCGCGCGAAAGGTTTGGGGCCGTCCGCGCGGGGGAGGAAGGCGGCGCTAGTCGCGGTGGCCGACCATGGGTcgctgcgggcggcggcggccggccggcggcggcgcgctcgaGTACGGGCCGGGCGCTGCTAGCAGCAACACCGAGCGCCTGTCGGAGCAACACCGGGCGCCGCTAGCAGCAACGCCGGGCGGCACGCTGTAGAAGGCGGAGCAGCGGGGGTCGCAGTTGCGGAGTCGCGGCGGTTGTCGGCATGTGCACCTTCTCCGCGACGTCCCCAACttcgcggcgcggcggcgccgttgCGGAGGGAGAGGAACTGCGTGGTGGCGGAATCACACGGGGCAGGGCAGCATCGTTGCGCCGttgcggaggtggaggaagggCGTGGCGACGGAGGGATTTTCAGGAGGTCGAGCGGTGGGGAATCATGGAGAAGATGATAGAAGATGGGGACAAAGTAGTGGTGGGGCCCGCTTCTTTTCTGCCACGAAAAAGGGACACGCGGCGCGCTCAGGATGCGGAGGACGGGTGCGTTCTCATCCCCGGGGGAAAGCAATCGTTTTCCCTCTTGTAATCGCAAAATTCACTTGCAACTAAGTGAGACAAACAACCGAAAGAAGGAGATAGATAATTGAACTTAAGAAGAAACAGCAGTGATATTTCGTGGGAGAACAAAGCACACGGATGGTTTTCAGCGCAGTTTGCTAGCAAAGTACATCGCACGCCATATTTTGATCTTGGCCAATTAGCAGAAGAAAATCAAGTCAAATAATGTTTATTTTAGGAAAAAAATGTGAGAGGTAGATACTGGAAATTATTTATATCTATACGTATATGAGAGTGTTTATATGCATATGTGAATGTTTTAACAAAGTGGTGGAAACAACAACAGAAAACATAATAAAAGGCTAAACTAAGCTACTATCTCCACTCATTGAAACGATCTCGAAGTCAAATCCTGTCGAGCTTGGATGCTACAACGAGGGGATTTTGACGCGCGATCTGCTCGCGGCCGGCCGCCTTGTAGTCGATCTCGCAGGCGTGTGCGCCGGCGTGACGGTGCATGCCGCAGTAGGTGCCGCCGCAGCGGCACGCGAACCCGAGCAGCCCCACCTTCTTCCGGCACGTCTCGCACCGGTTCTTGGTAGCGGTCGTCGGAACCACCTCCTTCCCGGCCTGCACTAGCACCTCGCCTCCGACTCCGACGGCAGCAGCAGCACGCTGTCCGCCTGTCTGCTGCTTGATCCGCAGCAACGCGAAGCTGGACACGACGCTGTCCACCGGGGGCGCGCCACCGACGGCAGCGACGCCGATCTGCTGCTGCTCCTTGTAGCACTTGGAGCAGAGGTTGCCGGTCGCCGCGCTGCCGAAGAAGCCGCAGTCGTTGGCGCACAGGACCGTCGCGCGGCCGTCCGAAGCCGGAGCACCGTCCGCCTGCTGCGTCTCCGCCATTGCTCGCTCGAGGTGTAAGAGATGTCGACGATCTGGCGTGTTCTCTCCTTACGTACTAGCTAGGGTTCGTCGTCGTTTGCGCTAGCGCAACAAAATCTCTCTTGGCTTCTCTGTTCCGCCTGAGACGATTTCGATGCTGCTGTGCCTGTAGGCTGTAGCCTGGTAGATGCGTGGCCTTTTGAAGGCGTTGCGCTCTTCCCATATCCTGTGGCAGTCGGCGAAGTGATCCCGAATCCGAATCCCACCCAGACCCAGCTAGTCAGGTCCACCGTCCACCGACCCCCGGGATGCAGAGCGAGCATTCGAGAAGAACTGGAGAAGCACACTTCGGTACATGTTTGGATTCAAGTCGATACCTGTTTGGATTCAAAGTCGCAGCTAAGCCACATAGTATTACAACTTGTACAGGACCGTGATCACAACTCAAACACCCTCCTTAATTATGTAAAAAAAAACCAAACTCAGACAACCCTGCTCGCCCATGAATACAATTATGCATAATTATTTGGTCCTCTATGTCAAATTCTTCAAAGTTTTTAGGATGATGCATAAATCAAACAGCTCCtcgctaacctaaactacaatttcTCTTCCGTAGCTAAGATAATATCATGGCGCGCAACTGCCACTAGTCAACTATACTACCTCAAGCATGCAAAAACGTTGGGTTCCGCATTGGCTTGTTCATCTAGAGACCAACGAGACGCCATAATTCTTCATTTAGATTACTAGATCATGATGGCGCGTGTTGCCCAATTAGAATGTTCTCTCTCATATAATAGAAGTGCCGACATAGTCCGCCCCACGATGAAGACGGAAGGCAACGCCGCCACAAGGGAGCACAAACCCTTGAGTTAGTGCCACTAACTCAGTTTGGAACTCGCAGTAAAATAGTGCAAGCCAGAGGGGAAAAAGGAGCGCAACCATGGTAACACCCGCAAAACGCAATAAAACATCTAAGTTGCATAATGGAGTGGGGCCCAATAGCATGAGGCTCGAGGTTGAAGAAAGCAAAGAACTCCCAGAAAAATTCGAACGAAGGGGAGGCGAGGGCGCGCCCTAGGAAATTTGTGAAAACACTGAACTTATCTGGTTTGACTTTGGGTTAAACCTCGGAGGTGGGGACCTGCCAGCTTCCTCTGGAAGAATCCCACCATCCTCGAAAACACGAAGGTTCTTTGCTTCCACCTTGGAGCCATTCCAGAGTACTCCTATCGCCATCTCAACGAACATGACCAGTGGGAGAGCTTGATGAAGGTTGGAAACGAATAGGAAAGAAGGAAGAAGATCATCTTATCACCGGCGCATCCCCTTAAAAGATAACGACCAATGCAAAATTTCCATGAAACCCTTAACGAGATGACTGCCAATTCGAGGGAAAGAAGGAATCCATGGTCAATTTCGCGCCAAATTATCCGGTGCCAAAAGGGCTCTGTCTGCAAGTCGAAAGTCGAAGAACACTGATAAGGATGTTCCTTCCCAAGGCTAATGCCAATATGATTATGTGCTCTCTTTTCAAGGGCAGGCAGAGCAACGGGACAAGCTGCAGAAAGATGTTGCCAACTCTGTATGACGTTCATTGAAGGGGTGGAGTCGGCAGAGCTTCCCAATGGATATGAACCGATGCGATTAACCGTCCGCTATATGTCACCAAGATTAATTGATTGCTCCATCCCCCAGATCTGGGCAACCATCGAGCATTATTGAAGGGGAGGCagagacactagtagaaaaagaggcttccgtccacccccattagtcccggaaatattcgaaccgcgactaaagggggctttagtcgcggttcgggaggcaacccgcgactaatgctccatccgagacGAAAGGGGTGCTCCAtccggcggaaaaacctttagtcccggttggggacaccaaccgcgactaaaggggtaccctttagtcccggttggtgtctccaaccgcgactaaaggtttttttgGATTTTTGACTCTCCCCACGagccctgccccccccccccgtggatcgcctttttttgctttataaaatacaaaaaaatgatagaaaattcaaaaaaaaattgtttttagattcttgtatgttatgcaacctactattccgagaaattaagaaattcgaattttcactttttttgcaaaaaaagtttaaaaaatggtaaaacttcaataacttttgcatcaaccaacatgttaacaggattgatatgatactagtatcacatacatgcgcgcgaagcacttggatgcgggacggaatggaactcggaagttaagcatgctagtgtgggaggatgggtgaccgagcgggaagtgtgACCAAGAGTAAGTAATTTAACTAGAGATAATTGGAGTTAGACTCTAAACTatgtaaataactgaaataatagaaattctgaaaaatagaaaaaaaagagggagtgaaaaataattagaaacctaaaaaattaaaaaaattaacgaaatagcctttagtcccggttcgtgttacaaaccgggactaaaagtcCTTCGCCCTGGCGCACgccagccgcccacgtggatggacctttagggcatctccaaccgagctacccaaacggacgcgccgggccgtccgttttgggccgtttgcgtggccgagcggacgcgcggacggagccccgcgtccgcgcgtccgtttgggtcgcgcgctgcgcccaacgcggcagaattgggtcgcggcgccctattgtatg
This genomic interval carries:
- the LOC124681905 gene encoding zinc finger A20 and AN1 domain-containing stress-associated protein 10-like; protein product: MAETQQADGAPASDGRATVLCANDCGFFGSAATGNLCSKCYKEQQQIGVAAVGGAPPVDSVVSSFALLRIKQQTGGQRAAAAVGVGGEVLVQAGKEVVPTTATKNRCETCRKKVGLLGFACRCGGTYCGMHRHAGAHACEIDYKAAGREQIARQNPLVVASKLDRI